A section of the Salmo salar chromosome ssa05, Ssal_v3.1, whole genome shotgun sequence genome encodes:
- the LOC106604310 gene encoding microtubule-associated protein futsch isoform X1: protein MEREREWQAERERERERQGEERVPGKGEGRQEEASYKGEQVDLSFSVRNRKGPASRNAAPTSRESRQGMPAARSYSESLLTTRLQQIQQLQQQQNGILHRAAHSSQPETARGGGPGPTKKVQPQPKYKPAIPQLGSSVPGCVSVDGPSSIMGSKLDEEDNEVKWFSDVAFRSLSSGSPQVDYLDMYNSSQDSPARANAALLAYADLRGFAPRLDNEDFPVPRQQQQPSSGAYYPPHDDLDPSKKYEMGSFECVDVAVEREEPKKVRRGVPKRQIQLKRRNTAELKMGENSNGSPVMVPSLVMVPVVPVASIVPMDSLSLQRHNRETLQRQHSTPTALQEAYCPEPSPEPATERTDQTKRNGKLQKSLSLDETCTKTKMATCLINNILSKKMQNVGKQTGQEGEGADLSPSEDKTPSPPESEASTLKESTKPETPNLSSSINSDDSFSSEHLAVRIETSPNTDVNRQQRCFGVKSSVRPMNHTINTNSTSLQRNNERPEPISTTPEMSPDTHFAPVTFPLRNIERIESHSNRRPNHVSPWMRSEPPTTSCPQRNSDRTESPARNPNSWRTDPVKPEMRSKLVFPFESKKPTEKDARMGGKQTHDSKWRDEWDDSKRRDERDDSKWRDERDDKQAGDSADAAARNTSVPAAIRASSTQAGMTNTKLEYPSDSENHKHPCVKSTYMSKTPEITLEPSSVTEIKKTSSLNISLLPEMEIKPEGNHETASPGRTCQRETTEEDRRVETSHRETREEDRRIGTSHRETREEEKGVNTLNKMNEQTVNMDANRNSKAKAPVHKVRDVRRLVKNTYNLSFKAKPAPEKEERGEERREEQRQERREERKEERREERREEKKDDRVERKEGKCEEIIVRREERKDEKLPPHLISLQEDEKLPPHLISLQKEEKLPPHLISLQKEEKLPPHLISLQKEEKLPPHLISLQEDEKLPPHLISLQKEGKLPPHLISLQEEEKLPPHLISLQEEEKLPPHLISLQEEEKLPPHLISLQKEEKLPPYPISLQKEEKSMQIEYKAISWRENKNKTTSNKTDRETSRGKPKTDSLQQVSKGPRDLSDVTPKSCATEEVAVTETESNQHKTPVQDTVKTETGNTKVKPSETESPRVTRRHRSISESSDKPEVVRRDTKPPMLGSSPKLPSKDRRVSSASLVLQDGSNKPKSFSALVPACSPAPTLASSPSPGPKASPAPAPTLASSPSPGPKASPAPAPTLASSPSPGPKASPAPAPTLASSPSPGPKASPAPASPPAPTSSPVLGTPPSTVPIKTPTPSHSVSILVKEKGYQADIGSLVSEAVSETITRSGREEVGGGGGGGGDGGVPGKHINRIEIPLQTRGPSDGGTSDSHSQRTYSSSSTSYVKAASSVSSSSTVKETSSFSSTSVNASTSASSSVNASTAASSFSSSSVNASASSSHTHSAPNSPRLRRDSAQTDNSIRTPSNQERVSVRATVRDIEQRTTSSPPPSQKKTQEDIAEKETVKKSTYSPKLPGSLPGSPALMRRYRPQVIEVRSLSKEIHKQDKQEKNTTSSTRPQTIEVHSKASGPPVALKPKFRPTDANSLSNETQQKPVEAATSTFKQHTEEERPVNNEKPSTSATTIHRHLSNDLTPASNYNKKLSVSAVSSYRPPPTKTTIITSFSHKPVSTTEDTETSDERPKQPEASTQGQGEAPSYTQRPTTLTVSAPTPASAPAPNQAPAAPAPAKVPTQTPAQVPTHAPAQVPTHAPAAPAPAKVPTQTPAQVPTHVPAQVPTHAPAQVPTHAPAQVPTHAPAQVPTHSPAVHSSQSAVVDITNHLQHPKTTTAYPQEQTMPVTFNNTNQPATVSTNTQAPVYTHHIHTQQPIYRSLSSDRSQRADDLRFYASDDPPSYDERERFSPLHLPDLPQRKLNCYHPSSSLSSASSRPPPCSCTCGCPSHGLTPPHHHHSPHTPPFLSPSHSPGQPPLRLHQCRADPHSLRSIGYQPSSPKSSTLPSPTQPPPGMYQSLHQPHPSILQPCLADRTLQHPQHMEPRRAPPLHRSPQGQPPVSGVPYSDHSHSPNLPPMDPQYLCSPQSLGPSYGSDYGSLSGSDYPDSTGGLGYGQSPRRVLMDPDTGKYFYIEVPVQPLRKMLFDPETGQYVEVLIPQSTMSHSGLYPPLAAPYSTASAAPYSSIHNPNIYAPAPSTSPIAPLLLHLTPSPSPSHPATQRLQPQGRCARMGLRLATGAPGARGSSRSPRVMHLWTRATWRACTTSLQA from the exons atggagagggagagagagtggcaagcggagagggagagggaaagagagaggcagggggaggagcGGGTGCCTGGAAAGGGGGAGGGAAGGCAGGAGGAGGCCAGTTACAAGGGGGAACAGGTTGACCTGTCATTCAGTGTCAGGAATAGAAAAGGGCCTGCAAGCCGCAACGCAGCTCCCACAAGCAGAGAGAGTCGACAGGGAATGCCAGCAGCGCGCTCCTATTCAGAGAGCCTGCTCACCACCAGACTACAGCAGATACAACAGCTACAACAGCAACAAAACGGTATACTGCACAGAGCTGCACACAGCTCCCAGCCAGAGACAGCCAGAGGAGGTGGACCGGGACCCACCAAGAAGGTTCAGCCCCAGCCCAAGTACAAGCCTGCGATACCCCAGCTCGGGAGCTCCGTTCCTGGATGCGTCTCAGTCGACGGCCCCAGCTCCATTATGGGCAGCAAGCTGGATGAGGAGGACAACGAGGTGAAGTGGTTCAGTGACGTGGCCTTCCGCAGCCTGTCCTCTGGATCCCCTCAGGTGGACTACCTGGACATGTACAACTCCAGCCAGGACAGCCCAGCACGGGCTAATGCAGCCTTGCTGGCCTACGCCGACCTAAGAGGGTTTGCTCCACGGCTGGATAATGAAGATTTCCCAGTTCCacgccagcagcagcagccctcctctGGGGCTTATTATCCACCCCATGATGACCTGGACCCATCCAAAAAATATGAGATGGGCAGCTTCGAGTGTGTGGACGtggctgtggagagagaggagcccaAGAAGGTGCGGAGAGGAGTGCCCAAGAGACAGATCCAGCTGAAGAGAAGGAATACGGCCGAGCTGAAGATGGGTGAGAACAGCAATGGTAGTCCTGTCATGGTTCCTAGTCTTGTAATGGTTCCTGTGGTTCCTGTGGCTTCTATTGTTCCGATGGACAGTCTTTCTCTACAGAGACACAACAGAGAGACATTGCAGAGACAACACAGCACTCCAACGGCCTTGCAGGAAGCCTACTGCCCGGAACCCAGCCCTGAACCTGCCACCGAGAGGACTGATCAGACCAAGAGGAATGGCAAGCTCCAGAAGTCTTTGTCCCTGGACGAGACATGTACCAAAACCAAGATGGCCACCTGCCTGATCAACAACATTCTCTCCAAGAAGATGCAGAATGTTGGTAAACAAACTGGCCAGGAAGGAGAAGGAGCTGACCTCAGCCCCTCTGAGGACAAAACCCCTTCTCCCCCTGAGAGTGAGGCGTCAACCCTTAAAGAGTCCACAAAACCAGAGACACCGAATTTGAGTTCCAGCATAAATTCAGATGATAGTTTTTCTTCTGAGCACCTGGCTGTGAGAATAGAGACCAGCCCAAACACTGACGTAAACAGACAACAGAGATGTTTCGGAGTGAAATCCAGTGTTAGACCAATGAACCATACTATTAATACTAACTCCACTTCTCTACAGCGAAACAACGAGAGGCCTGAACCTATCAGCACAACCCCTGAGATGAGTCCCGACACACATTTTGCTCCAGTTACCTTTCCTCTGAGAAACATTGAGAGAATTGAATCTCACAGCAACAGAAGACCTAACCATGTTAGCCCTTGGATGAGGTCTGAGCCCCCTACTACTAGTTGTCCTCAGAGAAACAGCGACAGAACTGAATCTCCTGCCAGAAACCCAAACTCTTGGAGAACTGACCCGGTCAAACCAGAGATGAGGTCTAAACTGGTGTTCCCGTTTGAGAGTAAAAAACCCACAGAGAAAGATGCCAGGATGGGGGGTAAGCAGACACATGACAGTAAATGGAGGGATGAGTGGGATGACAGTAAacggagggatgagagggatgaCAGTaaatggagggatgagagggatgaCAAACAGGCAGGTGACTCAGCAGATGCAGCTGCCCGGAACACCAGCGTTCCCGCTGCCATCCGAGCCAGCAGCACGCAGGCAGGAATGACAAACACAAAGCTGGAATACCCCTCTGACTCTGAAAACCATAAACATCCGTGCGTCAAGAGCACCTACATGTCCAAAACACCAGAGATCACTCTGGAACCCAGCTCTGTTACAGAGATAAAGAAAACCTCGTCTCTCAACATCTCACTGTTGCCCGAGATGGAAATTAAACCTGAGGGTAACCACGAGACTGCCTCCCCTGGGAGGACCTGTCAGAGAGAAACAACAGAAGAAGACAGGAGAGTGGAGACTTCGCATAGAGAAACCAGAGAAGAAGACAGGAGAATAGGGACTTCACATAGAGAaacaagagaagaagagaagggtgTGAATACCTTGAACAAGATGAATGAACAGACTGTGAATATGGATGCCAATAGGAACAGTAAAGCCAAAgctcccgtgcacaaagtgagagaTGTGAGAAGGCTGGTGAAAAACACATACAACCTTTCGTTCAAGGCCAAGCCAGCaccagagaaggaggagaggggggaggagaggagagaggaacagagacaggaaaggagggaggagagaaaagaggaaaggagggaggaaaggagggaagagAAGAAAGATGACAGAGTGGAAAGGAAAGAGGGGAAGTGTGAAGAGATAATagtaaggagagaagagaggaaagatgaaAAGCTACCACCTCACCTAATATCTCTCCAGGAAGATGAAAAGCTCCCACCTCACCTAATATCTCTCCAGAAAGAGGAAAAGCTCCCACCTCACCTAATATCTCTCCAGAAAGAGGAAAAGCTCCCACCTCACCTAATATCTCTCCAGAAAGAGGAAAAGCTCCCACCTCACCTAATATCTCTCCAGGAAGATGAAAAGCTCCCACCGCACCTAATATCTCTCCAGAAAGAGGGAAAGCTCCCACCTCACCTAATATCTCTCCAGGAAGAGGAAAAGCTCCCACCTCACCTAATATCTCTCCAGGAAGAGGAAAAGCTCCCACCTCACCTAATATCTCTCCAGGAAGAGGAAAAGCTCCCACCTCACCTAATATCTCTCCAGAAAGAGGAAAAGCTCCCACCTTACCCAATATCTCTCCAGAAAGAGGAAAAGTCGATGCAGATAGAATACAAAGCTATCAGCTggagagaaaacaaaaacaaaacaacgtccaacaaaacagacagagaaacgtCTAGAGGCAAACCTAAGACTGATTCTTTACAGCAGGTGTCCAAAGGACCCCGGGACCTCTCTGATGTAACACCTAAGAGTTGCGCAACAGAGGAAGTagctgtgacagagacagagtcaaACCAACACAAGACCCCTGTACAGGACACTGTCAAAACAGAAACAGGCAACACCAAGGTGAAACCCAGTGAAACAGAGTCACCGAGAGTAACCAGGAGACACCGAAGTATATCAGAGTCTAGTGACAAACCTGAAGTAGTGAGAAGAGATACCAAGCCACCTATGCTGGGGAGCAGCCCTAAACTCCCCAGTAAAGACAGAAGAGTGTCTAGTGCTTCTCTGGTGCTACAGGATGGATCCAATAAGCCCAAGTCATTCTCAGCCTTAGTTCCTGCCTGCTCCCCAGCTCCAACCCTGGCCTCCTCACCCTCACCTGGTCCCAAAGCTTCGCCAGCCCCAGCTCCAACCCTGGCCTCCTCACCCTCACCTGGTCCCAAAGCTTCGCCAGCCCCAGCTCCAACCCTGGCCTCCTCACCCTCACCTGGTCCCAAAGCTTCGCCAGCCCCAGCTCCAACCCTGGCCTCCTCAC CCTCACCTGGTCCCAAAGCTTCGCCAGCCCCAGCTTCTCCTCCAGCACCAACCTCATCCCCAGTTCTAGGCACTCCACCTTCCACTGTCCCCATCAAGACCCCTACCCCCAGCCACTCTGTGTCCATACTGGTCAAGGAGAAGGGCTACCAGGCAGATATTGGGTCTTTGGTCTCTGAGGCTGTGTCAGAGACCATAACAAGGAGTGGTCGTGAAGAagtgggtggaggtggaggtgggggtggagatgGAGGCGTCCCAGGGAAACATATCAACCGAATAGAGATCCCTCTTCAGACCCGTGGACCCTCAGATGGGGGTACGAGTGACTCACACAGCCAGAGAACTTACTCGTCCTCTTCTACATCCTATGTGAAAGCAGCCTCATCCGTATCATCCTCAAGCACTGTGAAAGAAACCTCATCCTTCTCCTCGACCTCTGTCAATGCATCAACCTCCGCATCATCTTCTGTGAATGCATCAACCGCAGCCTCATCCTTTTCCTCATCTTCCGTCAATGCATCAGCCTCTTCCTCTCATACCCATTCAGCCCCAAATTCTCCCAGGCTTCGAAGAGACTCTGCTCAAACGGATAACAGCATTAGGACCCCTTCGAATCAGGAGAGGGTTAGTGTCAGAGCTACGGTCAGAGACATAGAACAACGCacgacatcatcaccaccaccctcACAGAAGAAAACACAGGAAGACATTGCTGAAAAAGAGACGGTGAAGAAATCAACCTACTCACCTAAGTTACCAGGCTCGCTACCAGGCTCACCAGCACTGATGAGAAGATACCGACCACAAGTGATCGAGGTGAGGTCGTTGTCcaaagaaatacataaacaagatAAACAAGAGAAGAACACCACATCAAGCACCAGACCGCAAACTATAGAGGTTCATTCAAAAGCCAGCGGTCCGCCAGTGGCACTGAAACCAAAGTTCAGACCGACAGATGCAAATTCACTGTCCAATGAAACACAGCAGAAACCAGTGGAGGCAGCAACATCAACCTTCAAACAGCACACAGAAGAGGAGAGACCTGTGAACAATGAGAAACCATCAACTTCAGCTACGACTATCCACAGACATCTATCGAACGATTTGACCCCAGCGTCTAACTACAATAAAAAGTTATCCGTTTCTGCAGTGTCCAGCTACAGGCCTCCACCTACCAAGACAACAATCATCACTAGTTTCTCTCACAAACCAGTGTCAACAACAGAAGACACAGAGACATCCGATGAAAGGCCAAAGCAACCAGAGGCCTCAACCCAGGGACAAGGAGAGGCCCCCAGCTACACACAGAGACCCACAACCCTCACAGTCTCAGCCCCAACTCCAGCTTCAGCCCCAGCTCCGAACCAAGCCCCTGCTGCCCCAGCTCCTGCCAAAGTTCCTACCCAAACCCCTGCCCAAGTCCCTACCCATGCCCCTGCCCAAGTCCCTACCCATGCCCCTGCTGCCCCAGCTCCTGCCAAAGTTCCTACCCAAACCCCTGCCCAAGTCCCTACCCATGTCCCTGCCCAAGTCCCTACCCATGCCCCTGCCCAAGTCCCTACCCATGCCCCTGCCCAAGTCCCTACCCATGCCCCTGCCCAAGTCCCTACCCATTCCCCTGCCGTACACTCAAGCCAGTCAGCTGTTGTGGATATAACCAACCACCTGCAGCatccaaaaacaacaacagcgtACCCTCAGGAGCAAACTATGCCGGTTACCTTCAACAATACAAACCAACCTGCCACGGTATCCACAAACACACAGGCTCCCgtatacacacaccatatacacacacagcagcCCATATACAGATCCTTGTCCAGTGACCGCTCACAGAGGGCAGATGACCTGCGTTTCTACGCATCAGATGACCCCCCTAGTTACGACGAGAGGGAGAGGTTCAGCCCCCTCCACCTACCTGACCTGCCCCAGAGGAAGCTGAACTGCTACCACCCCTCCTCTTCCTTGTCCTCTGCCTCCTCCCGTCCCCCTCCCTGCTCCTGCACCTGTGGCTGCCCCTCCCACGGCCTTACaccccctcaccaccaccactccccccacacccctcccttcctctccccctcccactcCCCCGGTCAACCCCCTCTCCGCCTACACCAGTGCAGAGCGGATCCCCATTCTCTGAGATCAATCGGCTACCAGCCCAGCTCTCCCAAATCATCCACCCTCCCCAGCCCCACCCAGCCCCCTCCAGGCATGTACCAGTCCCTCCACCAACCCCACCCCTCCATACTCCAGCCCTGCCTGGCTGACCGCACTCTCCAGCACCCCCAACACATGGAACCCCGTCGGGCCCCCCCTCTCCACCGCTCCCCCCAGGGCCAGCCACCTGTCTCCGGGGTCCCCTACAGTGACCACAGCCACTCTCCCAACCTGCCCCCTATGGACCCTCAGTACCTGTGCAGCCCACAGAGCCTGGGGCCATCCTATGGGTCTGATTATGGGAGTCTGTCTGGGTCTGACTACCCAGACAGTACAGGGGGTCTGGGGTACGGGCAATCCCCTCGCAGGGTCCTCATGGATCCTGACACAGGGAAGTATTTCTATATTGAGGTGCCTGTGCAGCCACTGAGGAAGATGCTGTTTGATCCAGAGACTGGCCAGTATGTGGAGGTGCTCATCCCTCAGAGTACCATGTCTCACTCAGGCCTTTACCCTCCCTTGGCTGCCCCCTACTCCACCGCCTCAGCGGCCCCCTACTCCTCCATCCACAACCCCAATATATATGCCCCCGCCCCCAGTACCTCCCCTATAGCCCCCCTCCTCCTGCACCTCacccccagtcccagccccagccaCCCCGCCACCCAGAGGCTCCAGCCCCAGGGACGATGCGCCAGAATGGGGCTCAGGTTGGCTACGGGAGCCCCGGGAGCCAGGGGTTCAAGCCGGAGCCCCAGAGTCATGCACctctggaccagagctacctGGAGAGCATGTACTACGTCCCTACAGGCATGA